One part of the Bradyrhizobium sp. CB1650 genome encodes these proteins:
- a CDS encoding bifunctional acetate--CoA ligase family protein/GNAT family N-acetyltransferase produces the protein MSTYRLKNLLSPRSVALVGASPRRASVGRAILENIGKAQFKGQFALVNPRYAEIDGVAAVDSLDRLPFIPELVVITAPASKVPAIVGQAGRLGSAGALIVSAGLGHGPGSLHEGAITAARKHGMRLIGPNCLGIMMPGVSLNASFAAHMPGAGNLALISQSGAIAAGMVDWAAQRGVGFSGIVSIGDQIDVDIADLLDHFALDHKTRAILLYIEAIKDARKFMSAARAAARVKPVVVVKSGRMAQGAKAAATHTGALAGADAVYDAAFRRAGVLRVSDLRELFDCAETLGRVESPTGKRLAILTNGGGIGVLAVDRLVELGGIPAPMTADMRRNLDAVLPPTWSSANPVDIVGDADAARYAAALEVLLADPDNDAVLVLNVQTAIASAADIAATVTEHVRTYRTQHRSWAKPVLAAWVGANQAIIETLSGAGIPNYPTEDDAVHGFMHLVRHRELVEELSQVPPAMPDTFVPDVEAARQVVAGAIADGRKWLEPVEIRRLLEAYDIAMVPTFAAADVDEAVAYASEMFARGATVVLKIMSRDIVHKSDVGGVVLNLTTPDAVRAAAADILARARKLRPDARISGVIVQAMVVKAKVRELILGLADDPTFGTVVVFGRGGTAVEIINDRALALPPLDLQLANDLIERTRVSRLLRAYRDVPAVKQDAVAMVLVKLAQMAADIPEIREFDVNPLLADETGVTAVDARVVVGLPQRKFAGSGPANFAVRAYPSQWERHLALKDGWRIFARPLRPEDEPTIHEFLRHVTPDDLRLRFFAPMKEFTHEFIARLTQLDYARAMAFIAFDEATNEMVGVVRIHSDSIYETGEYAILLRSDLKGRGLGWTLMQLIIEYAKSEGLKTISGDVLQENTVMLEMCRQLGFEIKPDPTEPDICAVRLRL, from the coding sequence ATGTCGACCTACCGCCTGAAAAATCTGTTGTCGCCGCGCTCCGTGGCGCTCGTCGGAGCGAGTCCCCGTCGGGCGTCCGTCGGGCGTGCCATCCTGGAGAACATTGGCAAAGCACAGTTCAAGGGCCAGTTCGCTCTGGTGAACCCACGCTATGCGGAGATCGACGGTGTCGCCGCGGTGGACAGCCTGGACAGGTTGCCGTTCATTCCCGAGCTCGTCGTGATCACCGCGCCGGCGAGCAAGGTTCCCGCCATCGTCGGTCAGGCCGGCCGTCTCGGTTCGGCAGGCGCCCTGATCGTGTCGGCCGGGCTCGGCCACGGACCGGGGTCTTTGCACGAGGGAGCGATCACGGCCGCCAGGAAACACGGCATGCGGCTGATCGGGCCCAATTGCCTGGGCATCATGATGCCGGGCGTGAGCCTCAATGCCAGCTTCGCCGCGCACATGCCGGGCGCCGGCAATCTCGCACTGATCTCGCAGTCGGGCGCGATCGCGGCCGGCATGGTCGATTGGGCCGCCCAGCGCGGCGTCGGCTTCTCCGGCATCGTGTCGATCGGCGACCAGATCGATGTCGACATTGCCGACCTGCTCGACCATTTCGCGCTCGATCACAAGACGCGTGCGATCCTGCTCTATATCGAGGCCATCAAGGACGCCCGCAAGTTCATGTCGGCGGCGCGGGCCGCTGCGCGCGTGAAACCGGTTGTCGTGGTGAAGTCCGGCCGCATGGCGCAGGGCGCGAAGGCGGCGGCCACGCATACGGGCGCGCTGGCCGGTGCGGACGCGGTCTACGACGCGGCGTTTCGTCGCGCTGGTGTTCTCCGCGTCTCCGATCTGCGCGAACTGTTCGATTGTGCCGAGACGCTTGGCCGCGTCGAATCGCCGACGGGAAAGCGCCTCGCCATCCTGACCAATGGCGGCGGCATTGGCGTCTTGGCCGTCGACAGGCTGGTGGAGCTTGGCGGAATTCCCGCACCCATGACCGCGGATATGCGACGCAATCTCGACGCGGTGTTGCCACCGACCTGGTCGAGCGCAAATCCCGTCGATATCGTGGGCGATGCAGATGCGGCGCGCTATGCAGCAGCGCTGGAGGTGTTGCTCGCCGACCCCGATAATGATGCAGTCCTGGTTCTCAACGTGCAGACCGCGATCGCATCGGCCGCCGATATCGCTGCGACGGTCACGGAGCACGTCAGGACATATCGCACGCAGCATCGAAGCTGGGCGAAGCCGGTGCTTGCCGCCTGGGTCGGCGCCAATCAGGCGATCATCGAGACGCTCAGCGGTGCCGGCATTCCCAACTATCCGACCGAAGACGATGCGGTGCACGGCTTCATGCATCTGGTCCGGCACCGCGAGCTGGTGGAGGAACTGAGCCAGGTTCCGCCGGCGATGCCGGATACGTTCGTGCCGGATGTCGAAGCCGCCAGACAGGTCGTCGCAGGCGCGATTGCCGACGGCCGCAAATGGCTCGAGCCTGTCGAGATCAGGCGCCTGCTCGAAGCCTACGACATCGCGATGGTGCCGACCTTTGCGGCCGCCGACGTCGACGAGGCCGTCGCCTATGCGAGCGAGATGTTCGCACGAGGTGCCACTGTCGTGCTCAAGATCATGTCGCGCGACATCGTGCACAAGTCCGATGTCGGCGGTGTCGTCCTCAACCTGACCACGCCCGACGCCGTGCGCGCGGCCGCGGCCGATATTCTCGCCCGGGCGAGGAAGCTGCGTCCGGATGCCCGCATCTCCGGCGTCATCGTGCAGGCGATGGTCGTCAAGGCGAAGGTGCGCGAGCTGATCCTGGGTCTTGCCGACGATCCGACGTTCGGCACCGTCGTCGTCTTCGGCCGCGGTGGGACGGCGGTGGAGATCATCAACGACAGGGCGCTCGCGCTGCCGCCGCTCGACCTGCAGCTTGCCAACGACCTGATCGAGCGCACGCGGGTCTCGCGGTTGCTGCGCGCCTACCGCGACGTGCCTGCCGTCAAGCAGGACGCCGTCGCCATGGTGCTGGTCAAGCTGGCGCAGATGGCCGCCGACATCCCCGAGATCCGCGAGTTCGACGTCAATCCGCTGCTGGCGGACGAAACCGGCGTGACGGCGGTCGATGCTCGCGTCGTCGTGGGACTGCCGCAGCGCAAATTCGCCGGGTCGGGTCCGGCCAACTTCGCCGTTCGCGCCTATCCGTCGCAATGGGAGCGCCACCTGGCGCTCAAGGACGGCTGGCGCATCTTCGCGCGGCCGCTGCGGCCCGAGGACGAGCCGACGATTCACGAATTCCTTCGTCACGTGACGCCGGACGATCTCCGTCTGCGTTTCTTCGCGCCGATGAAGGAGTTTACCCACGAATTCATCGCGCGCCTGACCCAGCTCGACTATGCCCGCGCGATGGCATTCATTGCCTTCGACGAGGCGACCAACGAGATGGTCGGTGTGGTGCGGATCCATTCGGATTCGATCTACGAGACCGGCGAATACGCCATTCTGCTGCGGTCAGACCTCAAGGGCAGGGGACTTGGATGGACCCTGATGCAGTTGATCATCGAATACGCGAAGTCGGAAGGGCTCAAGACCATATCGGGCGATGTGCTCCAGGAGAACACCGTGATGCTCGAAATGTGCCGCCAGCTCGGCTTCGAGATCAAACCGGATCCGACCGAACCGGATATCTGTGCCGTCCGGCTGAGGCTATGA
- a CDS encoding thiamine pyrophosphate-binding protein, with protein MRHEEAAAFTASGFAKHSSQPGVCVGTTGCGAIHLLNGQHNAALDGGRVAR; from the coding sequence ATTCGACACGAGGAAGCCGCGGCTTTCACGGCCTCTGGCTTCGCCAAGCATAGCAGCCAGCCCGGAGTTTGTGTCGGCACGACCGGTTGCGGCGCAATTCATCTGCTGAACGGCCAGCACAACGCAGCTCTCGATGGCGGACGGGTAGCGCGCTGA
- a CDS encoding response regulator transcription factor yields MSNESVVPTFILEDDGLFREGLRLILSRTCFRPQSCGIELEDLGTLPCDKPFLIIARVGPSRDFVCKRIRTRCPLSFIAAVGDEIYSKYLKSALDEGANAALFSSIMPRALVSSLHTVTSGQLTVIDARLWLTEVELHVDHQTSLPSNNGSQYDLGEAEPHLFKQLSAREIAILDRIVQGESNKHVARHFKIAEPTVKAHVKAIFRKIGVTNRTQAAIWAMNHRLNVSSDTAEVAEHLTSLERNGAIEEKAAAAGYTF; encoded by the coding sequence ATGTCAAACGAGTCAGTGGTACCAACTTTCATCCTAGAGGACGATGGACTATTTCGAGAGGGTCTTCGCCTCATCCTATCAAGAACTTGTTTCCGTCCGCAGAGTTGCGGAATTGAACTGGAGGATCTCGGCACACTCCCGTGCGATAAACCCTTCCTGATCATCGCCCGCGTTGGGCCGAGCCGGGATTTCGTCTGCAAACGAATTAGAACTCGTTGCCCGCTGTCGTTCATCGCCGCCGTTGGCGACGAGATCTATTCGAAATATCTGAAGAGTGCTTTGGATGAGGGCGCTAACGCGGCGCTATTCAGTTCAATCATGCCAAGAGCCCTCGTGAGCTCGCTGCACACGGTTACGAGCGGACAACTCACGGTGATTGACGCACGACTTTGGTTAACGGAGGTGGAACTCCACGTCGACCATCAGACCTCGCTTCCAAGCAACAATGGCTCCCAATACGATCTTGGTGAGGCTGAACCGCATCTTTTCAAGCAATTGTCTGCGCGCGAAATCGCTATACTTGATCGGATCGTTCAAGGTGAATCAAACAAGCACGTCGCGCGACATTTCAAGATCGCCGAACCTACAGTCAAGGCTCATGTAAAGGCGATCTTTCGTAAGATCGGCGTGACCAACCGCACCCAAGCGGCGATTTGGGCAATGAATCATCGGCTGAATGTGTCATCGGACACGGCAGAGGTAGCCGAACATCTCACATCACTTGAGCGGAATGGTGCGATCGAAGAGAAAGCCGCTGCTGCCGGATACACGTTCTGA
- a CDS encoding glycosyltransferase family A protein, which translates to MASPSVSIVVPLYNKAHCILKTLSSVASQGRTDFELIVVDDGSTDGSAKLVKGAGMPDLRLIQQANAGASAARNRGIAAAQGAWIAFLDGDDLWSCDHLEGLLRSAEETAAVAVFSNLRLESRAGQPLIDAAVLPQTVDDYFSFALSHGNYPASSSSIMVRRDEFFEAGLFAEGIAAGEDIDMWCRLACRGPFVYNARLSATYTDASSSNRAAAPLFAQRLPRLIRDGKVPPQLVESAKRYANFLMLEYARQLLDHGRYAEARAVLLNDCIASYDARRFFKRLSRTSPLGRMLFRLSRTDLVQWKVNSSARH; encoded by the coding sequence GTGGCGAGCCCTTCCGTTTCCATCGTGGTACCGCTCTACAACAAAGCCCATTGTATCCTGAAGACGCTTTCTTCAGTGGCAAGCCAGGGCAGAACTGATTTTGAATTGATCGTCGTCGACGATGGATCGACAGACGGGAGCGCTAAGCTGGTGAAGGGGGCAGGGATGCCCGACCTGCGCCTCATTCAGCAGGCCAATGCGGGAGCATCGGCGGCCCGAAATCGCGGAATCGCAGCGGCGCAGGGGGCGTGGATCGCGTTCCTGGATGGCGATGACCTGTGGTCTTGTGACCATCTGGAGGGGCTGTTGCGGTCTGCGGAAGAGACTGCAGCAGTTGCGGTATTCAGCAATCTTCGATTGGAGAGTCGCGCGGGCCAGCCGTTGATTGACGCCGCCGTGCTACCGCAAACAGTGGACGACTATTTCTCATTCGCGCTGTCTCACGGCAACTATCCCGCGAGTTCAAGCTCGATCATGGTTCGCAGGGACGAGTTTTTCGAAGCGGGGCTCTTTGCAGAAGGGATTGCGGCCGGCGAAGATATTGACATGTGGTGTCGATTGGCTTGCCGAGGTCCGTTCGTCTACAATGCGAGGCTATCGGCAACTTACACTGACGCGTCCTCGAGCAACCGCGCCGCAGCTCCGCTCTTTGCGCAGAGACTGCCCAGGTTGATACGAGACGGCAAAGTCCCGCCACAATTGGTCGAAAGTGCCAAACGTTACGCAAATTTCCTGATGCTGGAGTATGCGCGCCAGTTGCTCGATCATGGACGATATGCAGAGGCGCGCGCAGTCCTGCTCAACGACTGCATTGCGAGCTACGACGCCCGACGCTTCTTCAAGCGCTTGTCCAGGACGTCCCCTCTCGGGCGAATGCTTTTTCGGCTCAGCCGGACCGACCTTGTCCAGTGGAAGGTCAACAGCTCGGCACGGCACTAG
- a CDS encoding glycosyltransferase family 2 protein, translated as MATILELTAIGLVLVTLALVIQAGAVLFFRDRPLPVSSRRPSIAVLIPAHDEETDIEATVHRIREDLSPGDRLLVIADNCADRTALLAAQSGADVVIRNDRDRPGKGFALAAGLRHIAGMPPEIVVFVDADCQTSPRCIELLARACDAAKGPVQGLDLMVADPRNPASARLRLAEFAWRIKNDLRPSGYARLGLPCHLLGTGMAMPWGLIRPHLFATGHLAEDMLFGLELALIGRPPRFFRAARVTSYFPDSQRGQTQQKERWVQGHLGLIISHLPRLTYRGLLRREVGLLALAADIAVPPLGLLALANMLLLSACVAYMALVGNTVPVGLVALANCLFVFALATAWHLCGRDLIGLDEVKELPRQVLMVIRPLMTLARGQRTPWIRAERTGQPHPPH; from the coding sequence TTGGCCACGATCCTGGAACTCACTGCCATTGGTCTCGTTCTCGTGACGCTGGCCTTGGTGATACAGGCTGGTGCCGTCCTCTTCTTCCGTGATCGACCGCTCCCCGTCTCGTCCCGTCGCCCTTCGATAGCGGTGTTGATTCCCGCGCATGATGAAGAGACGGATATCGAAGCGACAGTGCACCGCATAAGGGAGGATTTGTCGCCTGGCGATCGGCTTTTGGTGATTGCTGACAATTGTGCCGACCGGACCGCACTGCTGGCAGCGCAATCGGGTGCGGACGTCGTTATCCGAAATGACCGTGATCGGCCCGGCAAGGGCTTTGCCCTTGCTGCCGGTCTTCGCCACATAGCGGGGATGCCGCCGGAAATCGTCGTGTTCGTAGATGCAGATTGTCAAACCAGCCCACGCTGCATCGAACTGCTGGCCCGCGCGTGCGACGCCGCGAAAGGACCGGTGCAAGGGCTTGATCTGATGGTTGCTGATCCGCGCAATCCCGCGTCCGCGCGTTTGCGTTTGGCCGAGTTCGCCTGGCGCATCAAGAATGATCTCCGCCCGAGCGGGTACGCCCGCCTCGGCCTTCCTTGTCATCTCCTCGGAACTGGGATGGCAATGCCGTGGGGACTCATCAGGCCTCATCTGTTCGCGACAGGACACTTGGCCGAAGACATGCTCTTCGGTCTCGAGCTGGCACTTATTGGACGTCCGCCTCGATTTTTCCGCGCGGCGCGCGTGACGAGCTATTTTCCGGACAGTCAACGCGGCCAGACCCAGCAAAAAGAGCGCTGGGTGCAAGGACACCTTGGGCTGATCATCAGCCATCTGCCTCGCCTTACCTATCGGGGATTGCTACGACGCGAGGTCGGATTGCTCGCGCTCGCGGCGGACATTGCTGTTCCCCCGCTAGGCTTGCTAGCACTCGCCAACATGCTTCTGTTGAGCGCCTGCGTCGCCTATATGGCCCTCGTCGGCAACACTGTCCCGGTTGGCCTGGTTGCCCTCGCCAACTGCTTGTTCGTGTTCGCGCTCGCGACGGCTTGGCACCTGTGCGGACGCGACCTGATCGGCCTGGACGAAGTCAAAGAGCTGCCACGGCAGGTCCTCATGGTGATAAGGCCACTCATGACTCTTGCTCGTGGACAACGGACGCCATGGATCCGGGCCGAGCGGACCGGACAACCTCACCCTCCGCACTAG
- a CDS encoding WecB/TagA/CpsF family glycosyltransferase, translating to MSLSMQADATTAFRRVLKPLAPDFSRPAVCIQGLLCDVVTLNEARRLAMACINSSQRCSIVTPNTDFLRLIRSDPEFRDAVLANDLSIIDGMPLVWLARALGVPARDRVCGCDLFDTLMHQSSEHFSAFFFGATDEIGRRVRDRLDDNRSGLRCAGAYAPGFGSVESMSTPFILDSINKTDPDLLVVSVGARKGLLWLNRNEHLLSAPIICNLGATINFVAGSVRRAPAHFRRYGLEWLWRIWEEPKLYARYALDLATLLSVLIREILPCMIQGALHEPSPAQLAAARLQHSHRDSEDFLAFSGPWTKDNLAPLRAALTAATRDANDIVVDLDHVTFVDAAFLGQILLAYGYQRRMHRGFALCATNSKVKRMLQRHGCGFLLMTRQDRFVARPIRLRPPPTGPAGAHHLWKRMSNFAHMSWINFHEH from the coding sequence ATGTCGCTTTCTATGCAAGCCGACGCGACGACGGCGTTTCGGCGTGTGCTCAAGCCGCTGGCTCCTGATTTTTCACGACCTGCTGTTTGCATCCAGGGCCTGCTATGCGACGTGGTGACGCTCAACGAGGCGCGCCGATTGGCGATGGCCTGCATCAACAGTTCGCAGCGATGCAGCATTGTCACGCCCAACACAGACTTCTTGCGGCTCATCCGCTCCGATCCGGAATTCAGAGACGCAGTGCTGGCCAACGACCTCTCCATCATCGACGGGATGCCACTTGTCTGGTTGGCACGCGCGCTCGGTGTACCGGCTCGAGATCGCGTTTGCGGATGCGATCTGTTCGACACCTTGATGCATCAATCGAGTGAACATTTCAGCGCCTTCTTCTTCGGTGCAACTGACGAAATCGGACGGCGTGTACGAGACCGTCTAGACGATAACCGCTCCGGCTTGCGCTGCGCCGGGGCATACGCTCCGGGCTTCGGCTCTGTTGAATCAATGAGCACCCCTTTCATCCTCGATTCCATCAACAAGACAGACCCCGATCTCCTGGTGGTATCGGTCGGCGCGCGCAAGGGTCTCTTATGGCTTAACCGGAACGAGCATCTGCTCTCGGCACCGATCATTTGCAACCTTGGGGCCACGATTAACTTCGTCGCGGGGAGCGTCCGGCGTGCGCCCGCTCATTTTCGCCGCTACGGGCTCGAATGGCTATGGCGGATCTGGGAAGAGCCGAAGCTCTATGCCCGATATGCGCTCGATCTCGCGACCCTGCTCTCCGTGCTGATCCGAGAGATCTTGCCGTGCATGATCCAAGGTGCGCTCCATGAGCCATCGCCCGCCCAACTGGCAGCGGCGCGTCTGCAACATTCGCATCGGGACTCGGAGGATTTTCTTGCATTTTCGGGACCCTGGACGAAGGACAATCTCGCGCCCTTGCGCGCCGCGTTGACGGCGGCGACGCGCGATGCAAACGACATCGTCGTAGACCTCGATCACGTCACGTTTGTCGATGCCGCCTTTCTCGGACAGATACTGCTGGCGTACGGTTACCAGCGGCGCATGCACCGCGGATTCGCTCTTTGCGCAACTAACTCGAAAGTCAAGAGGATGCTGCAGCGGCACGGCTGCGGCTTTCTGCTTATGACCCGTCAAGATCGATTTGTGGCGCGACCGATCAGACTGCGTCCCCCACCCACAGGTCCAGCGGGCGCGCACCATTTATGGAAGCGGATGTCCAACTTTGCTCATATGAGCTGGATCAACTTTCACGAACACTGA
- a CDS encoding tyrosine-protein kinase domain-containing protein — protein sequence MLDKANRRPSFTHAADQDSAPSETWREGVGVNAFLAKVGQRRSMLTRLMLIGAALGSMAGVGYSLVRSQTFSASSELLISNTTLQLSGPDAVVTQILVENSLIQSAIEILRSNSVLERVIDRMGLDAIERILPKSISERAIDRIGRDAAGRLSPRAISEQGPERSDAGRKRAAIRRIRSNLLVARVGASQIISVHGRALGAADAARLTNEIAGAFVEVQNDTNAVVTTSAALRERIKVLGPTARIISEAFPPTSRDGLGEPLVLVLAVGAGGLLGLGAGLAVTFLDRRLRSPKQLVALTSAECFGYVPRQAGAQNDALRDVERATMLQEVALRRVRAAVLERSRKTPRFVGVTSCHDGEGKTKVAAEFAKLISREGERVLFVDASRCSPAISGHPDTAEAAGLQEVLRGTVLASDVIRAQLASNLDFLPSGKALSSPDLLWGNLVSAIAGECGQPYDWVILDLPSLVNAVDVRSAGQILDDLLVVVEWGRASEAQMEQALRALGATRERIVGAVINKAPWSALDTESVAQTRAVCSRAAGGGRRCSEREGYHDEEKVA from the coding sequence ATGCTTGATAAAGCGAACAGACGGCCTTCGTTCACACATGCCGCAGATCAGGATTCTGCGCCGTCGGAGACCTGGCGCGAGGGCGTCGGCGTGAACGCGTTCCTGGCGAAGGTGGGACAGCGGCGGTCGATGCTGACCCGCTTGATGCTTATCGGCGCGGCTCTTGGATCAATGGCGGGGGTCGGCTACAGCCTCGTTAGGAGCCAGACCTTTAGTGCCTCTTCCGAACTACTCATTTCGAATACGACGCTGCAGTTGTCCGGCCCGGATGCGGTGGTGACCCAGATCTTGGTCGAAAACTCGCTGATCCAAAGCGCGATCGAAATACTGAGGTCAAACAGTGTGCTTGAACGGGTCATCGACCGAATGGGACTGGATGCCATTGAGCGCATTCTGCCGAAATCAATCTCGGAACGGGCAATTGATCGCATCGGTAGGGATGCCGCCGGTCGGCTCTCGCCGCGCGCGATTTCGGAGCAGGGACCGGAGAGGTCGGATGCGGGCAGAAAGCGGGCCGCGATAAGAAGGATAAGGTCTAACTTGCTGGTCGCACGCGTTGGCGCGAGCCAGATCATTTCAGTTCACGGTAGAGCGCTCGGTGCAGCAGACGCCGCCCGGCTGACAAACGAGATCGCGGGTGCATTCGTTGAGGTTCAGAACGACACAAATGCGGTTGTCACCACGAGTGCCGCGCTGCGGGAGCGGATCAAAGTCCTGGGTCCGACAGCCCGGATCATCAGCGAAGCGTTCCCGCCCACCTCGCGCGATGGATTGGGAGAACCGTTGGTACTCGTCCTCGCAGTAGGCGCGGGCGGATTGCTGGGCCTAGGCGCAGGCTTGGCGGTTACGTTCCTGGATCGGCGCTTACGGAGCCCGAAACAGCTGGTTGCGCTCACCTCGGCTGAGTGCTTCGGATATGTTCCGCGGCAAGCTGGGGCGCAAAATGACGCCCTTCGCGACGTCGAACGGGCCACGATGTTGCAAGAGGTGGCGTTGCGTCGCGTGCGCGCGGCGGTGCTTGAACGATCGAGAAAGACACCGCGATTTGTCGGCGTTACATCCTGTCATGACGGCGAGGGCAAGACGAAGGTCGCTGCAGAGTTTGCGAAGTTGATTTCTCGCGAAGGGGAACGTGTGCTCTTTGTGGACGCTTCCCGATGCAGTCCGGCCATCTCGGGTCATCCAGACACTGCCGAGGCGGCAGGTCTTCAGGAAGTGCTACGCGGCACAGTTCTCGCCAGCGACGTCATTCGCGCGCAGCTCGCGTCCAATCTCGATTTCCTGCCGTCGGGCAAGGCTCTCTCAAGTCCTGATTTGTTGTGGGGCAATCTCGTCAGCGCCATCGCTGGCGAGTGCGGACAGCCGTACGATTGGGTCATTCTGGACCTGCCCTCGCTTGTCAACGCCGTGGATGTTCGCTCGGCGGGTCAGATCCTCGACGACCTGCTGGTCGTGGTCGAATGGGGCCGCGCCTCGGAAGCGCAGATGGAGCAGGCCTTGCGGGCGCTGGGAGCCACACGGGAAAGGATCGTCGGGGCTGTGATCAACAAGGCGCCTTGGAGTGCGCTCGATACGGAAAGTGTGGCGCAGACGCGGGCGGTCTGTTCGCGCGCTGCGGGGGGCGGGCGGCGATGCTCGGAAAGAGAAGGGTATCATGACGAAGAGAAAGTGGCGTGA
- a CDS encoding polysaccharide biosynthesis/export family protein — translation MTKRKWREVALALGVVLLLGAPSADAEDYRLGISDRLKVKVQEWPDLNGEYTVTPDGVVSLPLIGNINVIGLRLNDLTQEISNRLARRSEGAERPLTAAEIVQYRPFSIVGDVQRPGEYPYRPGLTVLQAITIAGGYYRPELGLFRLDRDVAVAKGEIRTLSMKQTRLIARAARLTAALAGSSDFALPSEFNEQKDNPVIAAIMESERAALGVANDTANSERTALNEVRSLYQREISSLRGQIDALAQEDGTIQQQLKDMRSLSARGLALMPTLFNLERAAAQISNEKMSMQTAIVRAEENITLAEHRLRERDLERDRANTRDLQQTKDELTEVRGRLRTAADLLAEAQISAPAEARERLTDEGRRPEITLVRREGETIREFVADEATLVLPNDVVKVPKIHLKSYDTLGSTNLSRIDDSEEKAR, via the coding sequence ATGACGAAGAGAAAGTGGCGTGAGGTTGCCCTCGCCTTAGGCGTAGTGCTCTTGCTTGGCGCACCGTCGGCCGATGCAGAGGATTACAGGCTCGGAATTTCAGATCGGCTCAAAGTGAAGGTGCAGGAATGGCCGGACCTGAACGGAGAGTACACCGTCACTCCGGACGGTGTGGTGTCATTGCCTCTGATCGGAAATATCAATGTGATTGGCCTGCGCCTGAACGACCTGACGCAGGAAATCTCCAACCGTCTCGCGCGGCGCTCTGAAGGCGCAGAACGACCGCTCACAGCTGCCGAGATCGTCCAGTATCGTCCGTTCTCGATTGTCGGAGACGTCCAGCGACCGGGAGAGTATCCATATCGACCCGGGCTCACTGTCCTGCAAGCGATCACGATCGCCGGCGGCTACTATCGCCCCGAACTCGGTCTCTTCCGGCTCGACCGCGACGTGGCGGTAGCAAAAGGCGAGATCCGCACTTTGTCGATGAAGCAGACCCGGCTCATCGCGCGCGCAGCGCGCCTGACAGCGGCGCTTGCCGGGAGCTCGGATTTCGCCTTGCCGTCAGAATTCAATGAGCAGAAGGACAATCCCGTCATTGCGGCGATCATGGAGAGCGAGCGGGCGGCCCTGGGCGTGGCAAACGACACCGCCAACTCGGAGCGAACGGCGCTCAACGAAGTCAGGTCGCTGTATCAGCGGGAGATTAGCTCGTTGCGAGGGCAGATCGACGCGCTAGCGCAGGAAGACGGCACCATCCAGCAGCAACTGAAGGATATGCGCTCGCTCTCCGCACGCGGCCTCGCCCTGATGCCAACCCTGTTCAACCTGGAACGCGCAGCCGCGCAGATTTCGAATGAAAAGATGAGCATGCAAACAGCGATCGTGAGGGCCGAGGAAAATATCACACTTGCCGAACATCGGCTCCGTGAGCGCGACCTGGAGAGGGATCGGGCGAACACACGCGATCTGCAACAGACGAAGGACGAACTCACCGAAGTTCGGGGACGACTTAGGACGGCGGCGGACCTGTTGGCCGAGGCACAAATCAGCGCACCAGCGGAAGCGCGGGAACGCCTGACGGACGAAGGTCGACGGCCTGAGATTACGCTTGTTCGGAGGGAGGGTGAAACCATACGGGAGTTCGTGGCCGACGAAGCAACGCTCGTGCTGCCCAACGACGTGGTCAAGGTACCGAAGATCCATCTCAAATCGTACGATACCCTTGGCTCGACCAATCTATCGCGGATCGACGATTCCGAAGAAAAAGCCCGGTGA